The proteins below come from a single Phocoena sinus isolate mPhoSin1 chromosome 2, mPhoSin1.pri, whole genome shotgun sequence genomic window:
- the RSL24D1 gene encoding probable ribosome biogenesis protein RLP24 isoform X2, with protein MRIEKCYFCSGPIYPGHGMMFVRNDCKVFRFCKSKCHKNFKKKRNPRKVRWTKAFRKAAGKELTVDNSFEFEKRRNEPVRYQRELWNKTIDAMKRVEEIKQKRQATFIMNRLKKNKELQKVQDIKEVKQNIHLIRAPLAGKKQLEDRMVQKLQQDVDMEDVS; from the exons CCACGGCATGATGTTCGTTCGCAACGATTGCAAG GTGTTCAGATTCTGTAAATCCAAGTgtcataaaaactttaaaaagaagcgCAATCCTCGCAAGGTCAGGTGGACCAAAGCATTCCGGAAAGCAGCTGGTAAAGAGCTCACAGTG GATAATTCATTTGAATTTGAAAAACGTAGAAATGAACCTGTCAGATACCAGCGAGAGCTGTGGAATAAAACCA ttgatGCAATGAAGAGAGTTGAAGAGATCAAACAGAAACGCCAGGCTACATTTATAATGAACAg gttgaagaaaaataaagaactacAGAAAGTTCAGGACATTAAAGAAGTGAAGCAAAACATCCATCTTATCCGGGCCCCTCTTGCAGGTAA aaagcagctggaagacagaatggtgcaGAAATTACAACAGGATGTGGACATGGAAGATGTTTCTTAG
- the RSL24D1 gene encoding probable ribosome biogenesis protein RLP24 isoform X1, with translation MRIEKCYFCSGPIYPGHGMMFVRNDCKVFRFCKSKCHKNFKKKRNPRKVRWTKAFRKAAGKELTVDNSFEFEKRRNEPVRYQRELWNKTIDAMKRVEEIKQKRQATFIMNRLKKNKELQKVQDIKEVKQNIHLIRAPLAGKESSWKTEWCRNYNRMWTWKMFLRTLTVCNHFYKCIWKSPLAT, from the exons CCACGGCATGATGTTCGTTCGCAACGATTGCAAG GTGTTCAGATTCTGTAAATCCAAGTgtcataaaaactttaaaaagaagcgCAATCCTCGCAAGGTCAGGTGGACCAAAGCATTCCGGAAAGCAGCTGGTAAAGAGCTCACAGTG GATAATTCATTTGAATTTGAAAAACGTAGAAATGAACCTGTCAGATACCAGCGAGAGCTGTGGAATAAAACCA ttgatGCAATGAAGAGAGTTGAAGAGATCAAACAGAAACGCCAGGCTACATTTATAATGAACAg gttgaagaaaaataaagaactacAGAAAGTTCAGGACATTAAAGAAGTGAAGCAAAACATCCATCTTATCCGGGCCCCTCTTGCAG gcaaagaaagcagctggaagacagaatggtgcaGAAATTACAACAGGATGTGGACATGGAAGATGTTTCTTAGAACTCTTACTGTCTGTAACCATTTCTATAAGTGCATCTGGAAATCTCCTTTGGCGACATAG